taattaatttgacatgaatttattATTACTATATCAAAAAACGCActtaacaaactttctgtgcactaaaaatcattttttttttcaaacgcaaaaaaaactttcttgaacaccctaattaaaaatattttttccatagatagACCACTcggtgtttttttattattttttttagaagaaagtatgtatttttttgagccaccctaatgtaacacggtttacaaatttttcgtgttaCTGGCTGAACAGAATGGAAATTCGCTTGTGGCAAAGAAAAACGCCGTGGtataagatgtcaaataaaatcgctcaaaatgtagaaaagatgaacagaattatgtggcgcactaaaatgtcaattgccttgaaaaaaaaataatattaactgagcaaccacattagaaacgtcaaaagtcattgcgcttgtagcttgaagtaaaagtcgactcgacttgtaccacagcgaatttccttgccacagccacagctacgtattctggcaccaatatactaatttcatactttttaactttgacagcgacacaagacacaagccacagacacacattctggtctaccagttattgaaaacaatattttcggaaactaaaaagtaaatactttttgcttattaaacaaaactcattctgtggtcattttttatatttttttctgacgtttatgaacactcagagactgctgaaaattgtaccaacgcaggcctgcaaacattctgcagaattggtgtgttcattaatgcagaAAAGTAGAAAGACGATTGTACtaacgcagatttccgacgtttatgaaaacaccctttGCCCATTGGGCCCTAGCTTACCTCAATTTCTTGATCCATCTTTCGCTGTGAAAATTTCAAGCGCTTGTTTCtttctgtttaaaaataaagaaatggcTCACTCTACACAACAATTTATTCCTGTGTATTTGCAATAGCAATTTCTCCGAACTGGACTTAACGTACTAAATTTCAACAGtgaattaataaaaacttttaacagaGTTTAATATAAGATGCTGTTTTCTATATAAAACGTTTGACTGCTGAAGTGTTTTAAAAATGCTAAACCAAAAAACCCTCACATCATACCTACATGTCCCTAGAAATTCAGCCctctacttaaattttttttaaacaaaaacacaatactttttatttcttatttgtaCAACTAACtttctttatttcttaattttcgTTCTTCTTCACttaaaattctaattttgaTTTTCATCTCGTCAACTTGCAATCGATGCATTTCTTTCTGATGCTTAAGCTCTTCTTGCATTCGCGATATTGCAATACGTTTTTGTTCCAATTGAAGTTGAACCTCTTTGTAACGAAGTTCGGCCTCTTTCAgcttgaaaaaattgactttatcCTCAAAGGATTCTGACATCACAAAGTTGCCTTGGTTTGCTGTACTAACAGACTGTCCAATACTTGATGGAATTGTTGTATGCGGCAGGTGTTGCGTGGTATAAGTACAATATGTAGAGTTCGCTGCACTGTATTGTTGctgaatttgttgttgttgttgctgctgttgagCAATTGGCTGGGGTGATTGTTGCTGAATTTGTTGTGTTTGGTAGTGTTGCACTTGAATGTGTGGCGTTTGTGATTGACCCTTAATTTCGCCAATAATGTGGTTATAGGTGGTACTATGCTGGTGGGGAATAGTAATGCGAGTGGGTGATGGCAGTGTAATTGATCCTCCATCTGGGTTTTTGATTTGTAAAATAATTTCCTCGCGTGGTCGAGCATTTTTGAAGTGAAGCAAATCGTTAAGAGTAAGTTTGTCAGCACTTATCTGATCGACATTGACCTGTTGCGCTTGAACAGTTgtatgttgctgttgttgttgcgtatgttgctgttgttgttgttgctgatgttgttgttgttgctgatgtt
This DNA window, taken from Episyrphus balteatus chromosome 2, idEpiBalt1.1, whole genome shotgun sequence, encodes the following:
- the LOC129908188 gene encoding regulatory protein zeste; this encodes MSGSNNNTSNSALKGALNSSTTSPRNENANDSGNASNASICLTPRFTNEEKAILYGLFRKHEEVIDIKYRRKQKGKYSVRDAWQSIVDDFNGNPCVTIFRNLKQIQKFWLNARLRKQYPFQQDVDKKPNIIRKNSSSGNSVTVSPKNIDCVPAPIKCEPEYILPANSTPQSVHNAEEYEEIELQATTVNDPLNAETIEESTEIQHIHEQNHQDIQQQIIQQQQQHQQQQQHQQQQQQQHTQQQQQHTTVQAQQVNVDQISADKLTLNDLLHFKNARPREEIILQIKNPDGGSITLPSPTRITIPHQHSTTYNHIIGEIKGQSQTPHIQVQHYQTQQIQQQSPQPIAQQQQQQQQIQQQYSAANSTYCTYTTQHLPHTTIPSSIGQSVSTANQGNFVMSESFEDKVNFFKLKEAELRYKEVQLQLEQKRIAISRMQEELKHQKEMHRLQVDEMKIKIRILSEEERKLRNKES